The Plectropomus leopardus isolate mb unplaced genomic scaffold, YSFRI_Pleo_2.0 unplaced_scaffold19361, whole genome shotgun sequence genome has a window encoding:
- the LOC121965281 gene encoding trifunctional purine biosynthetic protein adenosine-3-like gives VLYAGLMLTKQGPKVLEFNCRFGDPECQVLLPLLKSDLYEVILNTLNGKLVSSAPVWHQDSSAVTVVMASAGYPGSYKKGVEIT, from the exons GTGTGCTGTACGCAGGGCTGATGTTGACCAAACAGGGACCCAAAGTCCTCGAGTTCAACTGCCGCTTCGGAGACCCCGAGTGTCAG GTGCTGCTGCCTCTCCTGAAGAGCGACCTGTACGAGGTCATCTTGAACACGCTGAACGGTAAACTGGTCTCCAGCGCCCCCGTGTGGCACCAGGACAGCTCTGCAGTCACCGTGGTCATGGCCAGCGCTGGTTACCCCGGCTCCTACAAGAAAGGAGTGGAGATCACAG